The Paeniglutamicibacter sulfureus genome includes a region encoding these proteins:
- a CDS encoding recombinase family protein: MSPHLVGYARVSTNQQDLASQQAGLKSLGVSDELVYVDHGLTGRNRERPGLDQAMAACRAGDTLVVTKLDRLARSLPDARDIVEDLTKRNIKLSLGGNVHDPTDPVGRLLFNVLAMVAEFESDLIRARTREGMQIAKAKGRLRGKQPKLSPAQEKHLVALHHGGKHTSAEIAELFGIARSTVYRIVQRAPHS; this comes from the coding sequence ATGTCACCGCACTTGGTCGGGTACGCCCGCGTCTCCACCAACCAGCAAGACCTCGCCTCGCAGCAGGCCGGCCTCAAGTCGCTCGGCGTGTCCGACGAGTTGGTCTATGTCGACCACGGGCTAACCGGACGAAACCGCGAACGCCCCGGGCTGGACCAGGCCATGGCCGCGTGCCGGGCCGGCGATACCCTCGTGGTCACCAAGCTCGACCGCCTCGCCCGATCCCTGCCCGACGCCCGCGACATCGTCGAGGACCTCACCAAGCGAAACATCAAGCTCAGCCTCGGCGGAAACGTCCACGACCCCACCGACCCCGTAGGCCGGCTGCTGTTCAACGTCCTGGCCATGGTCGCCGAATTCGAATCCGACCTCATCCGCGCCCGCACCCGCGAAGGCATGCAAATCGCCAAGGCCAAGGGAAGGCTCCGCGGCAAACAACCCAAGCTCTCCCCCGCCCAGGAAAAGCACCTCGTGGCCCTGCACCACGGCGGCAAGCACACCAGCGCAGAAATAGCCGAACTCTTCGGAATCGCCCGCAGCACGGTGTACAGAATTGTCCAGCGGGCACCACATTCGTAA
- a CDS encoding TIR domain-containing protein translates to MAKSVFYSFHYDLDSWRVQQIINMGALEGQPILNAQAWETVKRQGDKAIENWISEQMSYKKAVVVLVGSETASRPWVDFEIRKAWNDKKPIVGVQVHGLADANGKTACAGSNPFSKITFANGGSLADYIPLYNPAGATSKEVHASITANIATWVDGAYKRS, encoded by the coding sequence ATGGCTAAGTCCGTGTTCTACAGCTTTCATTACGACCTAGACTCTTGGCGGGTCCAACAGATCATCAATATGGGCGCGCTCGAAGGTCAGCCCATTCTGAACGCCCAAGCATGGGAAACGGTCAAGCGCCAAGGTGACAAAGCCATCGAAAATTGGATCTCTGAGCAGATGTCCTACAAGAAGGCGGTTGTAGTGCTCGTCGGATCAGAAACAGCCTCGCGACCGTGGGTAGATTTCGAGATTCGGAAAGCTTGGAACGATAAGAAGCCGATCGTCGGAGTTCAAGTTCACGGGTTGGCAGATGCCAATGGCAAGACCGCCTGCGCCGGATCAAATCCATTTTCTAAAATCACCTTCGCAAATGGTGGCAGCCTCGCCGACTACATTCCCCTATACAATCCCGCAGGAGCTACGAGCAAGGAAGTCCATGCAAGCATCACTGCGAACATTGCAACATGGGTTGATGGGGCCTACAAAAGGTCATGA
- a CDS encoding HIT family protein, whose protein sequence is MIDPSSEGEECPFCEIVAREDPDAREVYRDDDIVAFFPTEPAVLGHTMIIPRPHVADIWDLNEHLAQRLSVGTLGIANAIRRSLNPDGLNIIQSNGVAASQSVMHLHVHIVPRWENDRIGRIWPPESNYSEQQKDKAWENLRTACKQLKKRNATTAELPRLRAE, encoded by the coding sequence ATGATTGACCCCAGCAGCGAAGGGGAAGAGTGTCCCTTCTGCGAGATCGTTGCGCGGGAAGATCCTGATGCGCGTGAAGTGTATCGGGATGACGACATAGTGGCGTTTTTTCCTACCGAGCCCGCTGTACTCGGACACACCATGATTATCCCTCGACCACACGTCGCTGATATCTGGGACCTCAACGAACACCTAGCACAACGCTTGAGCGTAGGGACTCTAGGAATTGCCAACGCGATCCGACGGAGTCTAAACCCTGACGGACTGAACATCATCCAGTCCAACGGCGTCGCAGCGAGCCAGTCCGTGATGCACTTGCATGTGCATATTGTGCCGAGGTGGGAGAACGACCGGATAGGTCGTATCTGGCCGCCCGAAAGCAATTACTCCGAACAGCAAAAAGATAAAGCTTGGGAAAATCTGCGTACCGCTTGCAAGCAACTTAAAAAGCGCAACGCAACCACAGCAGAATTGCCACGCCTGCGAGCAGAATAA